In Streptomyces sp. NBC_00091, the following proteins share a genomic window:
- a CDS encoding SsgA family sporulation/cell division regulator, with translation MNTTVSCELHLRLVVSSESSLPVPAGLRYDTADPYAVHATFHTGAEETVEWVFARDLLAEGLHRPTGTGDVRVWPSRSHGQGVVCIALSSPEGEALLEAPARALESFLKRTDAAVPPGTEHRHFDLDKELSHILAES, from the coding sequence ATGAACACCACGGTCAGCTGCGAGCTGCACCTGCGCCTCGTTGTGTCGAGCGAGTCCTCACTGCCTGTTCCCGCGGGCCTGCGGTATGACACGGCCGACCCCTACGCCGTGCACGCCACCTTCCACACCGGCGCCGAGGAAACGGTCGAATGGGTGTTCGCCCGCGACCTCCTCGCGGAGGGCCTCCACCGGCCCACCGGTACCGGCGACGTCCGCGTCTGGCCGTCCCGCAGCCACGGTCAGGGCGTCGTCTGCATCGCCCTGAGCTCACCGGAGGGAGAAGCGCTGCTCGAAGCACCCGCCCGAGCCCTCGAGTCGTTCCTCAAGCGGACGGACGCCGCGGTCCCACCCGGGACCGAACACCGGCACTTCGACCTCGACAAGGAGCTGTCCCACATCCTGGCCGAGAGCTGA
- a CDS encoding TIGR02611 family protein, translating to MNTGSDRGTNESASSEPVAEEAPHVSKAPAFIKANRSLHLSWQVGVFIVGLAVIGAGVAMLVLPGPGWVAIFAGLAIWATEFAWAHLVLRWTKRKVSEAAQKALDPKVRRRNIILTSVGLAIAGALIGFYLWKYGLVLPWNIKDQ from the coding sequence ATGAATACGGGGAGTGACCGCGGAACCAACGAGTCCGCCAGCAGCGAACCGGTCGCCGAAGAGGCGCCGCACGTATCGAAGGCGCCCGCCTTCATCAAGGCCAACCGCAGCCTGCACCTGAGCTGGCAGGTCGGCGTCTTCATCGTCGGCCTGGCCGTCATCGGCGCAGGCGTCGCCATGCTCGTCCTGCCCGGCCCCGGCTGGGTGGCGATCTTCGCCGGCCTGGCGATCTGGGCCACCGAGTTCGCCTGGGCCCACCTCGTCCTGCGCTGGACCAAGCGCAAGGTGAGCGAGGCCGCGCAGAAGGCGCTCGACCCGAAGGTCCGGCGCCGCAACATCATCCTCACCAGCGTCGGCCTCGCCATCGCGGGCGCACTGATCGGCTTCTACCTGTGGAAGTACGGCCTGGTGCTGCCGTGGAACATCAAGGACCAGTGA
- a CDS encoding SCO7613 C-terminal domain-containing membrane protein, with protein sequence MNTPLSPAHELALIDAELIQLDARRGYLLARRDWLLRLLAQPAAQVQRQPQPAEAPSSKPGAQNVLLTLGAVLLAVAALAFTLVSWGSLGIGGRSAVLALLTAAALAAPVPLLRRGLRSTAESVAGVGLLLTVLDAYALHAVVLSGTDAVAYAAGAAAVLSGLWAGYGAALGRLRLPLLAAVGAAQLPLPLAAAATGADLAGAGWALLATAAVDAALAVAVARRTVRVPAWVCAGVLGGAGLAAGLAQSLVDPGAAGPALLLAAGGLLGVAVAWREPRASAAALVGGLAAVSAAGALVPAEAGSVWWAVAVRVAAALALSAAVAVAVRAGAVPEPVRRGLLRAGVGVAALGAVAGLAAVAVVLVSRAVVLREVWAATTPHPGGPGPALVVVLLLAAGALWWPAGVLPRPVAGAAAVVCAWAGLFVAPVLLGPAPAAVFAAQLGVTAAAGVVALRAPARAVGRGVAVAAAGCAAAGALNVSLAALDGRVATFAVLGLLGAGCALGAAHRAAAAPVRAGCAVGAVGYAAVTVVALGALAGLAAPWCGVAVLAVPAGVVALAPRLGRVRVAAEAAAAGAGVLAVVLAAGDAPVLALVLALDGVLCAGAALRRERRALGWAAGALFVAATWVRLGASGVAAAEAYTLPVSVLALAVGLLRRRREPVVSSWAAYGPGLGASLLPSLVAVWSDPYWPRPLLLGGAALVVTLAGAHRRLQAPLLLGGATLAAVAVHELAPYVVQVVGVLPRWLPPALAGLLLLVVGATYEKRLRDARRLREALGRLR encoded by the coding sequence ATGAACACCCCCTTGTCGCCGGCCCACGAGCTGGCGCTCATCGACGCCGAGCTGATCCAACTGGACGCCCGGCGCGGGTACTTGCTGGCCCGCCGGGACTGGCTGCTGCGGCTCCTGGCCCAGCCGGCGGCGCAGGTGCAGCGGCAGCCGCAGCCCGCAGAGGCGCCCTCCTCGAAGCCGGGGGCGCAGAACGTGCTGCTGACGCTCGGGGCGGTGCTGCTGGCGGTGGCCGCGCTGGCGTTCACCCTGGTCAGCTGGGGTTCCCTGGGCATCGGGGGGCGCTCGGCGGTGCTGGCGCTGCTGACGGCGGCGGCGCTCGCGGCGCCCGTCCCGCTGCTGCGGCGGGGGCTGCGGTCGACGGCCGAGTCGGTCGCGGGGGTGGGGCTGCTGCTCACGGTGCTGGACGCGTACGCGCTGCACGCGGTGGTGCTGTCCGGTACCGACGCGGTGGCGTACGCGGCGGGGGCGGCGGCGGTGCTGTCGGGGCTCTGGGCCGGGTACGGGGCGGCCCTGGGGAGGCTGCGGCTGCCGCTGCTCGCCGCGGTGGGGGCCGCGCAGCTGCCGTTGCCGCTGGCCGCGGCGGCCACGGGGGCGGACCTGGCGGGGGCCGGCTGGGCGCTGCTGGCGACGGCGGCGGTGGACGCGGCCCTGGCGGTGGCGGTGGCGCGCCGGACGGTACGGGTGCCCGCCTGGGTGTGCGCGGGGGTGCTGGGCGGGGCGGGGCTCGCGGCGGGGCTGGCGCAGTCCCTCGTGGACCCCGGGGCGGCCGGTCCGGCGCTGCTGCTGGCGGCGGGGGGCCTGCTGGGCGTGGCGGTGGCCTGGCGCGAGCCGCGGGCTTCTGCGGCCGCTCTGGTCGGGGGGCTGGCGGCGGTGTCGGCGGCCGGGGCGCTGGTCCCGGCGGAGGCGGGCTCCGTGTGGTGGGCGGTGGCGGTGCGGGTGGCGGCGGCGCTCGCGCTGTCGGCGGCTGTGGCGGTGGCGGTACGGGCGGGCGCGGTCCCGGAGCCGGTGCGGCGCGGGCTGCTGCGGGCCGGGGTGGGGGTGGCCGCCCTGGGGGCGGTGGCGGGGCTGGCGGCGGTGGCGGTGGTGCTGGTGTCGCGGGCCGTGGTGCTGCGCGAGGTGTGGGCGGCGACGACCCCGCACCCGGGCGGGCCGGGGCCGGCGCTCGTGGTGGTCCTGCTGCTGGCGGCGGGGGCCCTGTGGTGGCCGGCCGGGGTGCTGCCGCGTCCGGTGGCGGGGGCGGCGGCGGTGGTGTGCGCCTGGGCGGGGCTGTTCGTGGCGCCGGTGCTGCTGGGGCCGGCGCCGGCGGCGGTCTTCGCGGCGCAGCTCGGGGTGACGGCGGCGGCCGGGGTGGTGGCGCTGCGGGCTCCGGCGCGGGCGGTGGGGCGGGGCGTCGCGGTGGCCGCCGCGGGGTGCGCGGCGGCCGGGGCCCTGAACGTGTCCCTGGCCGCCCTGGACGGCCGCGTGGCCACCTTCGCGGTGTTGGGGCTCCTGGGCGCCGGCTGCGCGCTGGGAGCCGCCCACAGGGCCGCTGCGGCGCCTGTGCGGGCCGGCTGCGCGGTGGGCGCCGTCGGGTACGCGGCGGTCACGGTGGTGGCGCTGGGCGCGCTGGCGGGCCTGGCGGCGCCCTGGTGCGGGGTGGCGGTGCTCGCGGTCCCCGCGGGGGTGGTGGCCCTGGCTCCCCGGCTGGGGCGGGTCCGGGTGGCGGCGGAGGCCGCGGCGGCCGGGGCGGGGGTGCTCGCCGTGGTGCTGGCGGCCGGGGACGCGCCGGTACTGGCGCTGGTCCTCGCGCTGGACGGGGTGCTGTGCGCCGGGGCGGCGCTGCGGCGTGAGCGGCGTGCGCTGGGCTGGGCCGCGGGGGCGCTGTTCGTGGCGGCGACCTGGGTGCGGCTGGGGGCGTCGGGGGTGGCGGCGGCGGAGGCGTACACGCTGCCGGTGTCGGTGCTCGCACTGGCGGTGGGCCTGCTGCGCCGCCGCCGGGAGCCGGTGGTCTCGTCCTGGGCGGCGTACGGGCCGGGGCTGGGGGCGAGCCTGCTGCCGAGCCTGGTCGCCGTCTGGAGCGACCCGTACTGGCCGCGCCCGCTGCTGCTGGGCGGGGCGGCCCTGGTGGTGACCCTGGCCGGGGCGCACCGCCGGCTCCAGGCGCCGCTGCTGCTGGGCGGCGCCACGCTGGCCGCGGTGGCCGTGCACGAGCTGGCCCCGTACGTGGTCCAGGTGGTCGGCGTGCTGCCGCGCTGGCTGCCGCCGGCGCTGGCGGGCCTGCTACTGCTGGTGGTGGGGGCGACGTACGAGAAGCGGCTGCGCGACGCGCGCCGGCTGCGGGAGGCTCTCGGGCGGCTGCGCTGA
- a CDS encoding SRPBCC family protein — protein MQRWTHYRFRSVWDLDAPPALVYSLLEDAGRYPDWWPQVRRVEQIDEHTGTALIRSVLPYGIHVTLTGLLSDPARGVLEAALRGDIEGWARWTVRPAGAAGGGRTRAVYEQEVEVRAALLRRFALAGRPLFRLNHALMMRAGRRGLEARLTAPPEAV, from the coding sequence ATGCAGCGCTGGACGCACTACCGCTTCCGCAGCGTGTGGGACCTCGACGCCCCGCCCGCGCTCGTCTACTCCCTGCTGGAGGACGCCGGCCGCTACCCCGACTGGTGGCCCCAGGTCCGCCGGGTCGAGCAGATCGACGAGCACACCGGGACCGCCCTGATCCGCTCGGTGCTCCCGTACGGGATCCACGTCACCCTCACCGGCCTGCTCAGCGATCCCGCCCGCGGGGTCCTCGAGGCGGCGCTGCGCGGGGACATCGAAGGCTGGGCGCGGTGGACCGTACGCCCCGCGGGCGCGGCCGGCGGCGGGCGCACGCGGGCGGTGTACGAGCAGGAGGTCGAAGTACGGGCCGCCCTGCTGCGGCGGTTCGCGCTCGCCGGACGGCCGCTGTTCCGGCTCAACCACGCGCTCATGATGCGGGCCGGGCGGCGCGGCCTCGAGGCCCGCCTGACCGCTCCGCCCGAAGCGGTTTGA
- a CDS encoding 3'-5' exonuclease, which translates to MTRWYEGPLAAFDTETTGVDVEQDRIVSAALVVQECAGGRVRSTRWLVNPGIPVPPGATEVHGLTDEHLQRHGRWPAPVVEEIARSLGEQQVAGRPVVVMNAPFDLTLLDRELRRHRASTLARYLDNRPLTVLDPRVLDKHLDRYRKGRRTLTDLCAHYGIELEGAHDASVDAQAALEVVRAVGRRFAARLERLSPAELHTLQAVWHAAQARGLQAWFARQGTPEAVDPHWPLRPDLPQAA; encoded by the coding sequence ATGACACGCTGGTACGAGGGGCCGCTGGCCGCCTTCGACACGGAGACCACCGGGGTGGACGTCGAGCAGGACCGGATCGTGTCCGCCGCGCTCGTCGTGCAGGAGTGTGCGGGCGGCCGGGTCCGCTCCACCCGGTGGCTGGTCAATCCCGGTATCCCGGTGCCGCCGGGAGCCACGGAAGTACACGGTCTGACCGACGAGCACCTACAGCGGCACGGCCGGTGGCCGGCGCCGGTGGTGGAGGAGATAGCCCGCTCGCTGGGCGAGCAGCAGGTGGCGGGCCGGCCGGTGGTGGTGATGAACGCGCCGTTCGATCTGACGCTGCTGGACCGGGAGTTGCGCCGGCACCGGGCGTCGACGCTGGCGCGGTACCTGGACAACAGGCCGCTGACGGTGCTGGATCCGCGGGTCCTGGACAAGCACCTGGACCGCTACCGCAAGGGCCGCCGCACGCTGACGGACCTGTGCGCGCACTACGGGATAGAGCTGGAGGGGGCGCACGACGCCTCGGTGGACGCGCAGGCCGCGCTGGAGGTCGTACGGGCGGTCGGGCGCAGGTTCGCGGCGCGGCTGGAGCGGCTGAGCCCGGCCGAACTGCACACGTTGCAGGCGGTGTGGCACGCGGCGCAGGCGCGGGGCCTCCAGGCGTGGTTCGCCCGGCAGGGAACTCCGGAGGCGGTGGATCCGCACTGGCCGCTGCGGCCGGACCTGCCGCAGGCCGCCTGA
- a CDS encoding DUF4365 domain-containing protein, with translation MALTQPEPGGVLHGQGDPRTGPLRGTLATTACMETLQVGYLHAVAAAAGCSLSQPFPDNGIDWHLSHGAPEHVVDDEVTIKVQLKATYQIPPRPAGDTFGFTLDNEHLVKLARTPVAVHKILVVMLVPRERDQWLSAGHDRLDLRHCCYWTNLAGHPVTGRRRTTVRIPTARIFDDRALCEIMTRVGSGGTP, from the coding sequence ATGGCGCTCACGCAGCCCGAACCGGGCGGGGTGCTGCACGGACAGGGCGATCCACGGACCGGACCGCTGCGCGGCACACTCGCCACCACCGCCTGCATGGAGACCCTCCAGGTGGGCTACCTGCACGCCGTCGCGGCCGCGGCCGGCTGCTCGCTCTCCCAGCCCTTTCCCGACAACGGCATCGACTGGCACCTGAGCCACGGCGCGCCCGAGCACGTCGTCGACGACGAAGTGACCATCAAGGTGCAGCTGAAGGCGACCTACCAGATCCCGCCCCGCCCCGCCGGGGACACCTTCGGCTTCACCCTCGACAACGAGCACCTGGTGAAGCTGGCGCGCACGCCGGTCGCCGTCCACAAGATCCTCGTGGTGATGCTCGTACCGCGGGAGCGGGACCAGTGGCTGAGCGCCGGGCACGACCGGCTCGACCTGCGCCACTGCTGCTACTGGACCAACCTCGCCGGGCACCCCGTGACCGGCCGGCGCCGCACCACCGTACGGATCCCGACCGCGCGGATCTTCGACGACCGGGCGCTGTGCGAGATCATGACCCGGGTCGGGTCGGGAGGGACACCCTGA
- a CDS encoding caspase family protein: MLIGTATYTSRDLGAIPHSPRNIRGLAAALTDRTVGGFAVRDVRLVDDPREPQDIMRPVAAAAEQAEDVLLVYYSGHGLLTGANSDFHLSLRGSEPDQPWTSLAFSYPARLVKQSRAAVKIVILDCCFSGRAHADLMSAESRLIRDQLAVTGVYSLTSAPENRLSKAPEGDTYSAFTGFLLTTMWAGVPGAGPVLGMSDLYEEVRRRMRDTDFPLPEHCDKTGAGALPLLRNRYSPPPVPQPASHTPPRAVAPYVPAPQATTPTGRPSFDSVEGAGYRMGEVLAGLDDVIAVVADARRWSQAKPPYFPLVSNRKTHGFDVGQVNAHIERHRHQPTTFVDALRLLLMLQGLVLAPVSSFRGWRVAAALKRRCEMAPEEQSIGHATTSTTRNVAFSDTHLYLLNGPDLLKVPYSRLGDLSVSVSSGVERWVSYSDQGGSSGEVLVVTSTVNFGYRTVEFRESDAFPVQEALGGCLPALADLRRRHPEWFAAPVRP; this comes from the coding sequence GTGCTGATCGGTACGGCGACCTACACCTCGCGGGACCTGGGGGCGATCCCGCACTCCCCGCGCAACATCCGCGGTCTCGCCGCCGCCCTCACCGACCGGACGGTGGGCGGTTTCGCGGTGCGGGACGTGCGGCTCGTGGACGATCCGCGCGAGCCCCAGGACATCATGCGGCCGGTCGCGGCGGCCGCCGAGCAGGCGGAGGACGTCCTGCTCGTCTACTACAGCGGCCACGGCCTGCTCACGGGGGCCAACAGCGACTTCCACCTCAGCCTCAGGGGAAGCGAACCCGATCAGCCCTGGACCAGTCTGGCCTTCTCCTACCCGGCGCGCCTGGTCAAGCAGTCCCGCGCGGCGGTCAAGATCGTGATCCTGGACTGCTGTTTCAGCGGCCGGGCGCACGCCGATCTCATGAGCGCCGAGTCCCGGCTGATCAGGGACCAGCTGGCCGTCACGGGCGTGTACTCCCTGACCTCGGCGCCGGAGAACCGGCTCTCCAAGGCGCCCGAGGGGGACACGTACAGCGCCTTCACCGGCTTCCTGCTGACCACCATGTGGGCGGGCGTCCCCGGGGCCGGGCCGGTGCTGGGGATGAGCGACCTCTACGAGGAGGTGCGCCGCCGGATGAGGGACACGGACTTCCCCCTGCCGGAGCACTGCGACAAGACGGGCGCGGGGGCCCTCCCGCTCCTGCGCAACCGCTACTCCCCACCGCCGGTACCGCAGCCGGCCTCCCATACGCCTCCCCGCGCGGTCGCGCCGTACGTACCGGCACCCCAGGCGACCACGCCCACCGGACGGCCCTCCTTCGACAGCGTCGAGGGCGCCGGCTACCGCATGGGGGAGGTCCTCGCGGGCCTGGACGATGTCATCGCCGTGGTGGCCGATGCCCGACGGTGGTCGCAGGCCAAGCCGCCCTACTTCCCTCTGGTGTCGAACCGGAAGACCCACGGGTTCGACGTCGGACAGGTCAACGCCCACATCGAACGGCATCGCCACCAGCCCACCACGTTCGTGGACGCCTTGCGCCTGCTGCTGATGCTCCAGGGCCTCGTCCTCGCACCCGTCTCCAGCTTCCGGGGCTGGCGGGTGGCGGCCGCGCTGAAGAGGCGGTGCGAGATGGCCCCCGAGGAGCAGTCGATCGGACATGCCACGACCAGCACGACGCGCAACGTGGCTTTCAGCGATACGCATCTGTACCTGCTGAATGGCCCGGACCTCCTGAAGGTCCCGTACTCCAGGCTCGGCGACCTCTCCGTGTCCGTCTCCTCCGGCGTGGAGCGCTGGGTGAGCTACTCCGATCAGGGGGGTTCCAGCGGGGAGGTGCTCGTCGTCACCTCGACCGTCAACTTCGGATACCGCACGGTGGAGTTCAGGGAGTCCGACGCGTTCCCGGTCCAGGAGGCCTTGGGCGGGTGCCTTCCCGCCCTGGCCGATCTCCGCAGGCGCCACCCCGAGTGGTTCGCAGCCCCGGTCCGCCCCTAG
- a CDS encoding GNAT family N-acetyltransferase yields the protein MQGPHLRPLDLTDDATAAAVHRVGRAAYAVEAQLIGFDGIPALGESLERMRARRLRWLGAVAEGGAVAGFLAWEETEDGVSIDRLCVDPARFRRGIGSLLVRHALTELFPDRPVGVTTGADNTPAVTLYERHGFTRGADFSPVPGLRMASFTLRRAGAPAPGGSPHP from the coding sequence ATGCAGGGACCGCACCTCCGCCCGCTGGACCTGACCGACGACGCGACCGCGGCCGCCGTGCACCGCGTCGGCCGGGCCGCCTACGCGGTGGAGGCGCAGCTGATCGGCTTCGACGGCATCCCCGCGCTGGGCGAGAGCCTGGAGCGGATGCGGGCGCGGCGGCTGCGCTGGCTGGGGGCGGTCGCGGAGGGGGGCGCGGTCGCGGGCTTCCTGGCCTGGGAGGAGACCGAGGACGGGGTGTCCATCGACCGGCTCTGCGTGGACCCGGCCCGGTTCCGCCGGGGCATCGGCTCGCTGCTGGTGCGCCACGCGCTGACGGAGCTGTTCCCGGACCGCCCCGTCGGGGTGACCACCGGCGCGGACAACACCCCGGCGGTCACCCTGTACGAACGCCACGGCTTCACCCGGGGCGCGGACTTCTCCCCCGTCCCGGGCCTGCGGATGGCCTCCTTCACCCTCCGCCGGGCAGGCGCTCCGGCCCCGGGTGGGAGCCCGCACCCGTAG
- the thrS gene encoding threonine--tRNA ligase, whose translation MSDVRVIIQRDSERDERVVATGATAAELFAGERTIVAARIAGELKDLSYEVRDGETVEPVEISSEDGLNILRHSTAHVMAQAVQELFPEAKLGIGPPVRDGFYYDFDVAKPFTPEDLKVIEKKMQEIQKRGQKFARRVVSDEAAREELADEPYKLELIGIKGSASTDDGANVEVGGGELTIYDNLDAKTGELCWKDLCRGPHLPTTRNIPAFKLMRNAAAYWRGSEKNPMLQRIYGTAWPSKEELKAHLDFLAEAEKRDHRKLGNELDLFSIPDEIGSGLAVFHPRGGIIRRTMEDYSRRRHEEEGYEFVYSPHATKGALFEKSGHLDWYAEGMYPPMQLDGGTDYYLKPMNCPMHNLIFDARGRSYRELPLRLFEFGTVYRYEKSGVVHGLTRARGFTQDDAHIYCTREQMAEELDRTLTFVLNLLRDYGLTDFYLELSTKDPVKYVGSDEVWEEATAVLQQVAEKQGLPLTPDPGGAAFYGPKISVQARDAIGRTWQMSTVQLDFNLPERFNLEYTAPDGSRQRPVMIHRALFGSIERFFAVLLEHYAGAMPPWLAPVQAVGIPIGDGHVEYLQEFAAEAKKMGLRVEVDASSDRMQKKIRNHQKLKVPFMIIVGDEDMAAGTVSFRYRDGSQENGIAKDEALAKLAKVVADRVQV comes from the coding sequence GTGTCAGACGTCCGTGTGATCATCCAACGCGATTCCGAGCGGGACGAGCGCGTGGTGGCCACGGGCGCTACGGCGGCGGAGCTCTTCGCCGGCGAGCGCACCATCGTCGCCGCTCGCATCGCCGGTGAGCTGAAGGACCTCTCGTACGAGGTGCGGGACGGCGAGACCGTCGAGCCGGTGGAGATCTCCTCCGAGGACGGCCTGAACATCCTGCGCCACTCGACCGCGCACGTCATGGCGCAGGCCGTGCAGGAGCTCTTCCCCGAGGCCAAGCTGGGCATCGGCCCGCCGGTCCGGGACGGCTTCTACTACGACTTCGACGTCGCGAAGCCCTTCACCCCCGAGGACCTCAAGGTCATCGAGAAGAAGATGCAGGAGATCCAGAAGCGCGGGCAGAAGTTCGCCCGCCGCGTGGTCTCCGACGAGGCGGCCCGCGAGGAGCTCGCCGACGAGCCGTACAAGCTGGAGCTCATCGGCATCAAGGGTTCGGCGTCGACCGACGACGGCGCGAACGTCGAGGTGGGCGGCGGCGAGCTGACCATCTACGACAACCTGGACGCGAAGACCGGCGAGCTGTGCTGGAAGGACCTCTGCCGCGGTCCCCACCTGCCCACCACCCGCAACATCCCGGCGTTCAAGCTGATGCGCAACGCGGCCGCCTACTGGCGCGGCAGCGAGAAGAACCCGATGCTCCAGCGCATCTACGGCACCGCCTGGCCCTCGAAGGAGGAGCTGAAGGCGCACCTCGACTTCCTCGCCGAGGCCGAGAAGCGCGACCACCGCAAGCTCGGCAACGAGCTGGACCTCTTCTCCATCCCGGACGAGATCGGCTCCGGCCTCGCCGTCTTCCACCCGCGCGGCGGCATCATCCGCCGGACCATGGAGGACTACTCGCGCCGCCGGCACGAGGAGGAGGGCTACGAGTTCGTCTACTCCCCGCACGCCACCAAGGGCGCCCTCTTCGAGAAGAGCGGCCACCTGGACTGGTACGCGGAGGGCATGTACCCCCCCATGCAGCTCGACGGTGGTACCGACTACTACCTCAAGCCCATGAACTGCCCGATGCACAACCTGATCTTCGACGCGCGCGGCCGCAGCTACCGCGAGCTTCCTTTGAGGTTGTTTGAATTCGGCACCGTGTACCGGTACGAGAAGTCGGGCGTCGTGCACGGCCTGACCCGCGCTCGGGGCTTCACCCAGGACGACGCGCACATCTACTGCACCCGTGAGCAGATGGCCGAGGAGCTCGACCGCACCCTCACCTTCGTGCTGAACCTGCTGCGCGACTACGGTCTGACCGACTTCTACCTGGAGCTGTCCACCAAGGACCCGGTCAAGTACGTCGGCTCGGACGAGGTCTGGGAGGAGGCCACCGCGGTCCTCCAGCAGGTCGCCGAGAAGCAGGGCCTCCCGCTGACCCCCGACCCGGGCGGCGCGGCCTTCTACGGCCCGAAGATCTCGGTGCAGGCGCGGGACGCCATCGGCCGTACCTGGCAGATGTCGACCGTCCAGCTGGACTTCAACCTGCCGGAGCGTTTCAACCTCGAGTACACCGCGCCGGACGGCTCGCGCCAGCGGCCCGTCATGATCCACCGCGCGCTGTTCGGCTCGATCGAGCGGTTCTTCGCGGTGCTGCTGGAGCACTACGCGGGCGCCATGCCGCCGTGGCTCGCCCCGGTCCAGGCCGTCGGCATCCCGATCGGCGACGGGCACGTGGAGTACCTCCAGGAGTTCGCCGCCGAGGCGAAGAAGATGGGCCTGCGGGTGGAGGTGGACGCCTCTTCCGACCGCATGCAGAAGAAGATCCGCAACCACCAGAAGCTCAAGGTCCCATTCATGATCATCGTCGGTGACGAGGACATGGCCGCGGGCACCGTCTCCTTCCGCTACCGCGACGGTTCGCAGGAGAACGGCATCGCCAAGGACGAGGCGCTTGCCAAGCTGGCCAAGGTCGTCGCCGACCGCGTCCAGGTCTGA
- a CDS encoding HIT domain-containing protein, producing MTIEPEQQNGVGTHDGFQRLWTPHRMAYIQGENKPTGPEAGDGCPFCGIPEMSDHDGLVVARGKHVYAVLNLYPYNGGHLMVVPYRHVADYTELDGLETAELADLTKRAMLALRKASGAHGFNIGMNQGTAAGAGIAAHLHQHIVPRWGGDTNFMPIVGHTRVLPQLLADTRQMLADAWPND from the coding sequence ATGACGATTGAGCCGGAACAGCAGAACGGTGTGGGCACGCATGACGGGTTCCAGCGCCTGTGGACCCCTCATCGGATGGCCTACATCCAGGGCGAGAACAAGCCGACCGGCCCCGAGGCCGGGGACGGCTGTCCCTTCTGCGGTATTCCGGAGATGTCGGACCACGACGGCCTGGTCGTGGCGCGGGGCAAGCACGTGTACGCCGTGCTGAATCTGTACCCGTACAACGGCGGCCACCTGATGGTCGTCCCGTACCGGCACGTCGCCGATTACACCGAGCTCGACGGCCTTGAGACGGCCGAGCTGGCGGACCTCACGAAGCGGGCCATGTTGGCGCTGCGCAAGGCGTCCGGGGCGCACGGGTTCAACATCGGCATGAACCAGGGCACGGCGGCCGGTGCCGGCATCGCAGCGCACCTGCACCAGCACATCGTGCCCCGCTGGGGCGGGGACACGAACTTCATGCCGATCGTCGGGCACACGCGCGTCCTGCCCCAGCTGCTCGCGGACACCCGCCAGATGCTCGCCGACGCCTGGCCGAACGACTGA
- a CDS encoding DUF1992 domain-containing protein, translating into MTERKPPGVSVESFVDRQIREAADRGEFEKLPGYGKPLASIDAPYDELWWIKGKLHREGFSPLPPSLALRKEAEDAREAALAAPSERRAREILAVVNEKIGAALRRPPQGPPLGLTEFDVEAVLAERRGSRTS; encoded by the coding sequence ATGACCGAGCGCAAGCCGCCCGGCGTCAGCGTCGAGTCCTTCGTGGACCGGCAGATCAGGGAGGCCGCCGACCGGGGCGAGTTCGAGAAGCTGCCGGGCTACGGCAAGCCCCTGGCCTCGATCGACGCGCCGTACGACGAGCTGTGGTGGATCAAGGGGAAGCTGCACCGCGAGGGCTTCTCCCCCCTGCCCCCGTCGCTCGCGCTGCGCAAGGAGGCCGAGGACGCCCGGGAGGCCGCCCTGGCGGCCCCCTCCGAGCGCCGGGCCCGGGAGATCCTCGCGGTGGTCAACGAGAAGATCGGCGCGGCCCTGCGCCGGCCCCCGCAGGGACCGCCGCTGGGCCTGACCGAGTTCGACGTCGAGGCCGTCCTGGCGGAGCGGCGCGGGAGCCGTACGTCCTGA